One region of Juglans regia cultivar Chandler chromosome 4, Walnut 2.0, whole genome shotgun sequence genomic DNA includes:
- the LOC108985040 gene encoding uncharacterized protein LOC108985040, whose product MFLMIEFDVILGMDWLASYHASIDSHSRQFAGLKVRLHPPIISAVQVGKLLHDGCQGFLACVVEAPKEELKLEQIPVVSDYQEIFLEDLSGLPPEREVEFAIELVPSTAPILKAPYRMAPSKLVELKEQLQDLLDKDFIRPSVSP is encoded by the coding sequence ATGTTTCTCATGATCgagtttgatgtgattttgggtatggattggctggcttcctATCACGCTAGTATTGATAGTCACTCACGCCAATTTGCAGGGTTGAAAGTGAGGTTGCATCCACCCATCATATCTGCCGTTCAAGTTGGGAAACTGTTACATGATGGTTGCCAGGGGTTCTTAGCTTGTGTGGTAGAAGCACCAAAAGAGGAATTGAAGTTAGAGCAGATACCTGTTGTGAGTGACTATCAAGAGATTTTCCTAGAAGATTTATCTGGACTACCGCCAGAGCgagaggtagagtttgctattgaattagTCCCAAGCACGGCACCCATTTTGAAAGCACCTTACCGGATGGCACCGTCTAAATTAGTGGAACTCAAggagcagttgcaagatttgttgGACAAGGATTTCATCAGGCCCAGTGTATCACCTTGA